CCTGCTGGAGGGCCATCAATTCGTCGACGCGTTGCTGTTTGACTTCTTCCGGCAGATGCCCGTCCAATTTCACCGCCGGCGTACCGGGCTCGAGTGAATACGGGAACACCCCCATCCGCTCGAAACGCGACTCGTAGACAAAATCTTTGAGTTCTTGGAACTCCTCTTCTGTCTCGCCAGGAAATCCGACGACGAATGTGGTCCGCATGACGAGATTCGGAATTCGTTCGCGGAGCTTGCTGACGAGTTCAATCGTTTGTTCCCGATTGACGCGGCGTTGCATGCGTTTCAGCACCCGACTGCTAATGTGCTGCAATGGCATATCCAGGTACGGAATCACCTTCGACGACTCCGCAATTGTGTCGATGAGTTCATCGGTGAAGTGAATCGGGTACAGGTACATCAAGCGAATCCACTCGATCCCTTCGACCTTCTCCAACTCCTTCAGCAACTGAACGAGCCGCACCTCGCCATAAAGATCCAACCCGTAATAAGTCGTGTCTTGAGCAACGAGGATCAGTTCCTTGGTTCCGTCCGCAGCAAGTTCCTCGGCTTCGGCGACGACCATTTCGATCGGTTTCGTGACGTGCTTTCCCCGCATGCTGGGAATCGAACAGAACGTGCACGTTCGATCGCAACCTTCGCTGATTTTCAGATAGGCAAAGTGATTCGCCGTGATTCTGAGTCGCGCACGATCGTCGAGAGCTTGGATCGGAGCCGGACGAAACACGTTGCGTTGTTCGTCGAGCATTTCTTCCGCCGACGGCCGTTCGGTTTGCCCGACATCCTGCACGAATCGGTCGGCGACCTGACCAATTTCATCACGACCGAACACACCGACCACGTGATCGATGTCGGATAACTCTTCTCGCAAGCCGGCCGCCCCCAACCGTTCCGGGAGACATCCAGCGACGATCACACCTTTCGTTTTCCCAGCCGCTTTGAGATCGAGCATTTCGCGAATGACGGCTTTCGATTCCTCGCGGCTGCTATCGATGAAGCCACAAGTGTTAACGATCACGAAGTCCGCCCCGTCCGGTTCAGACACCAGCGAGTACCCTTCCATCGCCAGCGTGCCCAGCATTTTCTCGCTGTCCACAAGGTTCTTCGGGCACCCCAAACTCACAAAAGCATATCGGCCTTTGGCATCGGCCACTTCCGGAGCATCCACAAGCATGGGTTGTGTCGGTTCGGACTGATCGAGAATTGGAAGCTGTTGCATGGATTTCTCGGAGAAGCTATCGAGCCTGCGAAGTTTCAGGAGACTCGTGAATGCTGCGTCCATCAAAATTTGAACTGCAGCATCCTCAAGACAGAGATGATGTGTTTGATTTTACCGATCGAAATCGAAAGTCGACAGAAGAAAATTAGTCGTCTTTGCCCGCATCGAGGACCGAGAGAAACGCCTTCTGCGGGATCTCGACTTGGCCGAACTGTTTCATGCGTTTCTTCCCTTCCTTTTGTTTCGCCCAGAGTTTGCGTTTCCGGGTGATGTCCCCACCGTAACATTTGGCGGTCACGTTTTTGCGGAGGGCGGAAATCGTTTCCCGGGCAATCACGCGGCTGCCGATCGCCGCTTGCAAGGGGATCTCGAACATGTGCTTCGAGATTTCTTCTTTCAACCGTTTGCACAACGACCGACCACGTTTCTCCGCGTTCGAGCGGTGAACGATGGTCGAAAGGGCATCCACTTTCACGCCTTTGACGAGGATATCCATCTTGACCAAATCCGCCGCCCCGTAGCCGATGACGTCGTAATCCATCGTGCCGTAACCCCGGGTAGCACTTTTGAGTTTGTCGTACATGTCGTAGACAATCTCCGCCAGCGGCAACTCATACGTGATCTGTGCCCGTGTCGAGCCGAGATATTCCGTGCTCTTGAACACACCGCGACGGTCTTCGCAAAGTTGCAGCAGCACGCCGATGTTTTCTTCGGGAACGATGAAGGTCACGCGAGCGATCGGTTCGAGAAACTCCTTGATTTGCCCCGCGTCTGGCACATCTTGGGGATTGTCGATTTCGATTTCTTCGTCTTGTTGGTTGCGAATCCGATAGGTCACGTTGGGGGCGGTTTGGATCAGATCGATGTTCTGTTCGCCCTCAAGCCGTTGCTGGATAATTTCCATGTGCAACATGCCCAGGAATCCACAGCGGAACCCAAACCCTAACGCATCACTGGTTTCCGGTTGGAAGCTGAAACTAGCATCGTTCATCCCGAGCTTTTGCAATTCGCCACGGAGCTTTTCGAAGTCGGTGGCGTCGATGGGATACATGCCGCAAAAGACCATCTGCTGTGGCGTTTGATACCCCGGCAACGCCTTCTCCGGTTTGCGTTCCGGATGGCAAACGGTATCGCCAACGTGCACCGTGGAAAGGTCTTTGATGCCGGTCAGAATGTAGCCCACTTGGCCGGGACCAAGTTTGTCGCACTCGACCTGATGTGGGCGGAATTGGCCAAGCTCGATGACTTCGTTCACCGTGCCGGCCTTCATGAACTGAATCTTCTGACCAACTTCAATGGTGCCTTCAACCACACGCACGTACGTGACTACACCACGGAAACCGTCGTATTTACTGTCGAACACCAACGCCCGTAGTGGGTCTTCGGGTTTCCCGCTTGGCGGGGGAATGCGTTCGACGATCGCTCCCAGCACGTCTTGCACACCCAACCCGGTTTTGGCACTGCACTTGATCGACTCAAACGGATCCAGTCCCAAAACGGTTTCAATTTCCTCCATCACTTCGTCGATTCGCACGACAGGCAAATCGATTTTGTTGATGACCGGAACCAGTTCGAGATCAGCTTCAATCGCTGCGTAGGCGTTCGCAACTGTTTGAGCTTGAACACCTTGGAACGCATCAACCAATAACAACGCCCCTTCACAGGCGGCAAGACTCCGCGAGACTTCGTAGTGGAAATCCACGTGACCAGGCGTGTCAATCAAGTTGAGTTCGTACTCTTGCCCTTTGTGTTCGTAACGCAACGCGACCGTCCGTGCTTTCACGGTGATGCCTCGGCTGCGTTCCACATCCAAGTCGTCCAGCAACTGCGCTTTGAACTCGCGTTCGGTGATCGCTCCGGTTTGCAGCAGAAATTGGTCGGCCAACGTGCTTTTGCCGTGGTCGATGTGGGCGATGATCGAAAAATTCCGAATGAACTGCGGATCCATAAATTATCCGTTTGCAATCGCAAAGGTGGTTCTCAAGCCGCCGGTCCCAACAGACGGACCCTCAGCGCGAATCCCATTATAGCGAAAGAGGCCCGCCCGGAACCAGGGGTGGCGAACCACGGATCACGGAACAAAACTCAGGAACCAGAATCGGAGGCGGACAATCACCCACCCCCGTCATCTGGTTCCCATTTTTCCGGCTGGGTTACTTGTCTTCCGACACGGGTTTGCCGTCCGTCGGTGCGAAACTCCACCACAGGGTTTTCGGTACGGTTCCCGCGACGATGAGCAGCAAGTGAGCAAAGATCACTGCAAAGAGCGTCTTGATCACACCATCGGTGAAGCCATAGGAGTGCAAACCTTTACCGAGTTGGTTCACACCGAACCACGACCAGCTCACCGCAATGTTTCCGGCAATCGCCAACACAGCCAACCCGCGATCCCGCACCAAGCCGCCCCAGCGAGCGTGGAGCACCAATGCGTTCCAAAGCACGATGATCAGAGCCCCGTTTTCTTTCGGGTCCCAACCCCAGAACCGGCCCCAACTATCATCCGCCCACAGTCCACCGAGCACCGTACCGACGAAGCTGAAGAAGATCGAAAACGCGATGGTGCCGTAGATCATTCGCGTCAGTTCGCGGTCCAACCTCGAATCCAGTTTCGGCGTAAACATCCCGAGGATGACATATGCAATCCCGAGCAGACCGGCAATGTAAGTCGTTGCATATCCCAAAGTAATACACACCACGTGGGTTGCGAGCCAGAAGCCGGTATCCAGAACGGCTTGCAGGACTTTAATCGTATCACCACCCTCGTTGAGCACTTCTGTCGTCAAAAGATGAGCAATCCACAGTGTGGTACACCCAGCGACACCGGCTGCGAGATTGCCGATGCCGATCTTCCAAATCAACTCAAACACCAAGCCTAACACCACACATCCCCAGCCGATGAAGATCGCCGAGGAATACAGGTTCGTCACCGGCGGACGACCGGAAATATAAATGCGTCCCCAGAGGGCCAGTGTATGCAGCACGAAGGTGAACGCAATCAACCAAAATGCGCTCGCATTGAGTACGCGACTCCACCCCAACCACGCCCCCATCGCAAGAATTGCGGCGAACAGATACGGGAACATGAGATAAAAATCGGGAGCCATCTGGTTGAAGGATGCTTCGAAATCGGTCCGCTCGACATCCAAATTCCCCTTCGCCTTGCCAGGCAATTCAGGCGACTTGGACTCGACGACGGCGTGATAATTGGCCACCGCCTCGTTGAACGCCTTCGGCTCATTCGCCTCGTACGCGGCGATAATGCGTGGCAGCACGTTCGTGGATTTTTCGCCCGATTGGGAATCACTCGGCAAATCTCGCAGGACAGCTTTGACCAGCAGTTGCGCTCGTTCGCCCATCCGTGTGGCCGCGTCTTCGATTTTCGATTCCCGATTCTCACCGGGGAACGTATCGATGGCTTCCTCGAAGATTTTCTGAACTACACCGTCGGGGAGTTTGAGGGCAACCGTCGTTGCGTTGCCTTGCGGACCGGCATCGACGATGGCTTCCATCACCTGCTTCCATTCGCCATCGATATTCTTGAACGATCCCCGATCCAACTCGAACTTTGCCAAGTCGGAAAGTGGAATCTGTTTGGCTTGTTCGCCGACAGTTTCAGCCGCTCGGTTCCGCATCATTTCGAGATAATCGTAGACCTTGCTGACTTCGATTTCCGTCAGTAATTGCGGCAGACTTTCGCGGGCGATTTCACGAGCGGTTTCCTCAATGCCGTCCTTCTCGACCAACTCCGCCAACGTCAATCGTGAGGCGGCCAACACGTAGGGTTGCCACTTCTCGACGGTGGGCGAGAAGATCAGCATCGGAAACGTATCCAACATCTGACTGTCTTGAAGATTCGTGACCAACCCCAAATTGTTGATCGCCATCCGACCGGTGAATGGCACGGTTTTCAACATTTCTCGGCGTTCTTCGACGATTGACATCCGCCGCTGCAGATCAATCAAACGGTTGTGATAGATGCTGCGGAATGGGGACGGATCACCTTTGGCATTCTCGACCGCTTCTTCCGCAGCGGCTTTGGCGTCTTTGCCGACGGCTTTGGCGAGCTGTTTCTTCGCTTCTCTCTTGGCGACTTCATCCGCTTTCTTCTGCGCGATGATTTCCGCAGCCGCGACCTCACGGTTGATGATGTCCTCTTTCTTCTTCAACTCCACGTAGGAATACAAATGCCGATCCCGCTCGAACAGGTCGAGTTTGGTGAGCACCTGCGGATGATCGATACGGATGATCTTGTGATCGAGTTCCTCTTCTGGCAGCGTCATCAAATCGAGCAACCACTTTGTCGCCGGCAAACGGACTTCTTCCGTCTCGCCGTCTTTTTCAATCTCGGCGATGAGTTCCTGCCGACCGGAGAGCATCCGCATTGTCGTTCGGGCGACGGTATCGATCGGCTTCACCCGGCCTTCATTGACGACCGGAATCTCACCAAACTGGTAGTAATTGAACTGCCCTTCCTCCGGTGACGGCACCCGAGCCTTCCCCGCCAGCCAACCGGCCCAAAGAACAACCAAGACCACCGGCACACCAATCCGAATCCATGTGGGCAACCCGTCGTCCTTGGTCAACTCCGGTGTCACCGCTGAAGTCGCTGTGGACGTCATCGTGGGCAGATTCTGCTCACGTCGCCGACGATCCAAGAATCGCAGCAAGATCGCACCGAAGTGTGCCAACATACCGACCGCAACAATCATGCAGGAGACGTAAGGAATCATCCAACTGCGGTTTTCGACGACTTGCAGCGTCGTCGTTTCCACACCAGTGCGGGGGTTGCGATCGTAACCGCTTTGGTAGAACGTCTCGCCGCCGAAGCGGAGCGGGTTGTTCATCCAGATATCGACAGTGCTGGTCAAATCCCGCGTTTTGTCGTACACCTGCACTTCGGAGCGGTAATCGCGAGGCGTGTTCGTGCCGATGTAATCCGTCTTGCTGACATCGACCAGGTGCATCGAATACGGTTTATAAATCCGATGAAACCGCAACGTCACGCCGTACTGTTCGCCATCAACCTCGATGATTTGCGGCTCGGACAAGAACAAACTAAACAACCACGTCCCGCGTGATTTTTTGGTTTCCTTGTCGATCACATCGACGTACACCGCAGACATATCGACCATGCTGGCGTTGTCGGTTCCGGTGCTGATTGGCATCGGGAAACTGAAGGCTTGCTTGCCCACGCCCTCGGTCGCCAAGTTTTTGTCGTCGGGTTTGGCTGTACGAAGATCCGAGTTCTCGTAGAACTCTTTCACGACGAACTCAAACGGCAACTTCTCGTTCGCGATCGTGTCGCCGGTGCGATGACTTTTCTTGATCATCCATTCCGGCACGACAACTTCATTGTACTCTTCGTCGTCTTCATTCGGATCGTGTTGAACCGCGAGTTCGAACCGGCGGATATCGAACACGTAATCCAAGGTTTGTCCTTCACGGAGCGTCATGCGGGCTTCGACGGCACTGAGACCGACGAGCAATTCGCTGAGCATCATCAAACCGATTCCACCGTGCAGCAACACCACACCGGCTCGCTTCTTGAACAAGAGCGAACAACCGGCGAGCAGCACCATCGCGGCCAACGTGGCTTTGATCAGTTGCCAGAGAATCCGCATGCCGGAGTAGTTGTTTTTGACGGATGTTTCATCGATCCCGACAAACAACACAGCTGCGGTCGCGGCAAAACCGGCAGCGATCACCCAACAGAACACGCGACCGGGCCAAACCGGAGTTTTCAACCGAGCCCCGACATATCCGATGATCGCTCCAATAACGACCAGCGAAACGAGAAAGACGTTCCAAATTTCCACGGCTCCAAAGTTACCGGTTGAAGACAAACCGTCTTTGTTCGAGCCTTCGTTGATCACCCAGGCGGTCAGCAAACCGCCGATGCCTAACAACACGGAACCAGAGATCGCGGCGACACCGCGACCTTGCACTTTGAAGCGGATCATGTGAGCCGCGAGCAAGTTGAACGCCATTACCACGCCGACGGTCCAGCCCTTCGGAAACCAAATCCCGTTGGTGATTGCCGTCGCCGCCGTATAACCAATCGCCATCGGCAGATAGACCGCCAACTTCGTGGGCCAGTCCCAACTTTTCGGCATAAAGAGCAACAGCAACGCCATCCAGCCGAAGCCCATGAGAATCGAGGTCCCCAACCGGACCGGATCGGTCGGTGACTCCAATTCCGGCCGCCCCTGCCCAGCGAAGAACGAGGGCGGAAACAGCAGTTTCATGTCGACGTGCACAAACCATTCTTTGGGGTGCACCATTTCCGTGATGACTTCCCAACTCGTTTCGGTGAACGCCGAGACGGACGTGGTGTCGAAGGTGGCGTCGGTTTCCAAGCGGAAATACTTGCTGACAACCGTCCAAATCCCATGATCGGTCTGGGCGAGCGTGCCCGCAAGAACAATGAAAATCGCCAACGCAAACAATGCCACCGTCAATTTCAGCGAGGCGAATGCGGTGAGAATTTCATGCAACGTGCTTCCGAAACCACTCATGCGAGGTTCGGCGGGGGTTGCCTGCGTCGATTCATTCGTGTTCGAATCCATCGCGTCTGAACTCATGGTTGAAACATCCTTAATTCGTTTCTGGATTCGCAGTTAAGTGGTCACTGTAGTCGTCGGCGGCGTAAAGCTGAGAAACTGCATTCGGTGAAGGCGCCGGGGCCCACTGCTGAAAATGGCGTCCGACGGTCCTACTTTCACTCGAATTTCGCGGAGCGGACGAAGTCGGCGAAGGCGGCTTGTTCGCGAGCGGCGAGTTTCGGTGGACCGATCAATTTGAAGAACCAAATCCGACCGCCCTGCGGAATAATCGCGCCATACAACGCTTTGTCTTGACCATCGAAGAACATCAAATGTCCGGCTTGCCCGTCGACCGTCACAGGTTCCGTGACGTTGCCGACCTCACTGTTTTCAACCGCTGCTAAACCGACTTGGCGTCGCCAGCGGTTCACGTTCGGCAGCAATGCCCCGGCTCCGCCACCGAGTGAAGTCACCGTAATTCGCAGGGCATCATCCCCGTCGGTCACTTCATAGGCAGCAGCACTGAATTGGTCGTTCTTGGATTCCTTCCAACCGTCCGGGGCGTTCAGCTTCGGAGCGCTGCTGGCCATCGGTGCCGGGCGTTGCGGTCCGCCGTTGCTGCGGGGCGGTTGGGACGTTGTCGGAGCATTTCCGGCGAACGGTGGACTCGGAGCGGACATCGAATCGCTACCGCCACTCCCCACAATCGACACCACATACACGGTGTTGTCATCGGCCCCGGAATCCTCGGCGAGTTGGAATTGGATCACTTCATCGGTGTCTTCCATAGCATCGGAATCGCTAATCACCAACTGATCGAGCGGGGACAACCCCAGCTGATTCCGCCATCGGTTCACATTGTCCTTGAGATAATCCTCCCAACTGCCATCACCGACTGGCAGCGGAATCACGCTGACTTCGAGCGTCTCCGGGTCAGATTCGGAACCAGTCTCGATTTCCAAAGTCGCGAACCGCAACCCTGACTCTTCTTTTGAGTTCCACCCCTCGGGGAGCTCCCATTCCGGTTGGCTTTCGTCGTTGAATCGGATCGTTTTCACGAAGGATTCAAATGCGTCTTCGAGGGATTCGACTTTCGGTTTGGCATCACGGAGCTTGAAAAACCAAGCCCGATCATCTTTTCGAACCACCGCACCCAAGATCCGCTCTTCCAAGCGATTCTCTTCCAGCAGGGCCTTCTCGGTGCGGACAGTGTGTTCCGTGATCTGATCGCGTGGGCCGCAACCCATCACGCTCACGATGCAAAAAAGACCGGCGAAGATTGTCAGCGATTGGTTCCCAAGAGAACCGATGAGCGCAGGAGTTCTAAACATAAATTCAATGCGAGGCTAGCGCCTGGTTAAGGCTTTGATTGTGGCGGCGGATTGACGAAACCGACTCATCCTGAGTCCAAGGAGCTTAACTGGACGGTCGCCACCGCCATTTGCGGGAGACCATCATCAACAAGAAATTTGGCAGGAATAAGGGGCAGTCACGTGCGGCTCCATTCCTGTGACTGACAGTGGCAACACCCCCGTTCAAATCAAACGAGACTGATGGCTGCTATGGTATTATAGTCGGGTCGGTTCCAAAAGGTACACGCTGCTGTCCGAGTTCCGCCCGAATTCAGCGAGAATCGCCGCCACGTCACCACTGCCGGGCCAGCAAAGAAAAAAGCCGTCGCCTCCGAGAATCGCTCGGAAACAACGGCTGTCGCTGCGTTGAATTTGACCTGCTCTAGTTCGCCGTGAGATCGAAATTGAACTCGTTGTCGCCTTCGTCGGTGACGGTCGCGGTCAATTCGGTGTTGTCGTTGTATTTCTTGGGAATGTACATTTCGCCGACCGGTTCCGGAGTTCCGTTAGAATTGTCGAATTTGCCGGGGATTGGTCGCGAGGCGATGACTCGCACTTCCATCGCACCAGCTTCCGCTTGCAAACTGTATTCTCCGTTGACGATTTCGCTTGAGAACGCCTTGCGAGGCGGTTCGGTTTGACGGAACGTGATCCGACCATCTTCGATCGGTTCACCATCAAACGTCACTTTGCCACTGACACCGAACATGGCTGGCCCCTCGGGAGCACCACCGCACCCGAGTGTCGCCAAAAGGACCGCGAAGAGTCCGATCACAGTTTTATATTGGGCAATCATTGGGAAATTCTCTGATCATGCGAAGCAGCCGAGCACGCATTCGCTGCCCGGCTGAGTCTTGATGAGGGTGATTCGAGAACGAAACACAGGCGATCGAATATTAGCTCTTGATCGCAGCGGGTTTCGTCTCGTGGAGGCCTGGAAACAATGACGGTCTAGAATTCGCTGACGACTTGGCCGTCGTTGCGAATACCGAGACGCATCCAGATTTGGCGATCGATCGAATCGCTGAAGAATCGGACAGAACCATCCACCATCGCACCATGCACACCGCCAGGATGGAAACTTCGTGCGAAGTTCCAACGTCCGGACAAACCGCTGGTGTTCCCTTCTTCACAAGGGGCGTTGTTCGGTGCTGCTGCAACCGAGGTCGCTTTGCAGGTGTAGGCACGGTCCGGAACACTCGTATTCGGCGTTTCGGCTGAAGAAACACCGTACGAACCGTGCGGGGCTCCACCCCAGTAACCACCCAGTTCACCCCATTTCGCTGCGGTTCCGGGACGAATAATGCCTTCCGAAGCAAACAGAGTATTGGTCGAACCGTCGATACAATCGCGGAAAGCGGTCGCAGATAGTTCGTAGAACATCCCATTGGCGTCGCCGTACGCGATGTCACCATCGGTCACGGTAATCGTTGCAGGGTTTGTACTTGTGTCGAGTGACCAATCCCCGACACCGGCTGCCACACCATAGTTTCCTTGGAATGCGGTTGTTCCGCCGTTGGCACCTTTCCCCGGTGCGCCCGGATCAGACGGGCAAGTGAACGCCGGCACGACCGTTTCGGCGATGTATGCCGTTGCGGTGTTATCTGTCAGATGGTGAATCCATTGGGTTGTATCGGCTTCGTAGGCTTCGGAGAGGGCATTTTGCTCGATGAATGGCAGAATGCGTTGAAACCAGCAGTCACGAATGTGCGTCACCGTCGAAGGAGACGAATTGCTCCGGTGTCCATACGGGAACACTTTGAATGCACTTTGGTAGTTGTGCATTGCGAGAGCCATTTGCTTCATGTTGTTCTTGCATTGGGACCGCCGAGCCGCTTCGCGAGCCTGCTGAACCGCCGGGAGCAGCAAAGCAATGAGGATGGCAATGATCGCAATCACGACCAGCAACTCAATCAGCGTAAACCCCGAACGATATCGGGATTGCGTTTCAATCTTCATGGGGGGCTCCTTCGCGGAATACAGGCAGGAAAAAAGGCAGGTAGGAACCGCATCTTACGCACATCGCATACCACAAGCTAGGTATACAAGGCGAGCCACGTAGGGCAAAGTCGCGGGCAACCCAGTAAAAACCCTTATAAAACCCAACATTTCTCGATTCTCAAACGGCTGAAAAATTGGCTTCGACAGTGGGTCTGATGATGCCAGTGAATTCACTCAATGCCGAATTTGGTGGCAGTCGTGCCGATATTCGATGCCGACAACCGTCACAGACCGAATCAGTGCATCCGGTTTTCTGCCGAGAATTCCGCATCGGCGGTGACTCACGATTCTTGTCAGCGTCGTGAAATCCCATAAAAGTGTCCGCCCCGAGCACTTGCGTTGCGTCCACAGATGCGTGATCTTTGAAGGTTTAGAGAAGATGTCTATTCCCAGTCGCCACCGACTGAATATCGAGGAAGCCATAAAATGACCGCTGGTAATCAGATCGCGACGCTGCTTCTAGGGCTGATTTTCTTGCCGTTCGCTGCTTCGGTGCGAGCCGAGGAAAAGCAGACCAACGATCAAATTTCGTTGGCGGACTACTACGGTTTCGAGGCGTTGGAAGTCTTCAAATTGGCAGACCGATCGCAAGGCATGGTGGCCGGTGACGTCAATCACGATGGCAAAACCGATTTGGTGCTCATCGACAACAGCCACAGTCGGCTCGATTTGCTCATTCAACGCGATCCAAACTCCGTCACTGAGGATTCGGACACGCGGGATGTCAACGAACTCGAAAACGCCCGGCGATTCGATCATGAAAAGTTGGCGGTCGATGCGGAGATTTCTTCTCTGACTTTGGGCGACTTCAACGGCGACGGACGCACCGACATCGCCGCGTTGGGCAAACCGGATCAGCTCACGATTTACTTTCAATCCGCCGAGAACACCCCCGCATGGTCCAAGCGTCATGAAGTGCGATTGCCGGATGTGAATAACTCACTCTGGACCATGGCGGGCGGCGATCTGAATTCGGATCAACTTGCCGACATCGCCGTCCTCGGTGAAACTACGACCTACGTCCTTTACCAGCAGAAAGACAGAACGCTCTCCACGCCGAAGCGGTTGATGAACACGTCGGAAAGTCTCGGCTTGGCTCAGATTGCTGACTTGGACGCCGATGGCCTAAACGATTTGTGTTACACCGCCGGGCCTTCGAACGAACGCGTCCTCTGTGTGCGGCGTCAATCGCCAGACCACACGCTCGGTCCGGAGTTGCAATTCGATCTCAGTCGGCCCCGTTCGCTGAGTATTGGGGAAGTCGATGGAAAACCCGGCCGAGAATTACTCGTCGTAGACTCGCGAACGAACCGACTCAAAATTCTACAAATGCGAGATGCCGATAAAGACGATGAAATCGCTCCCCGCTTGATTCAGTACGGTTTCGGCGATGGCGGTTCCGATCGAGACCGCGATCTGGCTACCGGTGACATTGACGGCGATGGCTTGGAAGACGTCGTCGCAACCGCACCGTCATCCGCACAGATCCTGGTCTATCGACAACAAAAAGACGGCGAACTCGGACCGGCGGAAACGTTTCCCAGTCTACTCGGAATCACGCAAGTGCGGGTCGCGGATGTCGATGGCAACTCACGAGCTGAAGTCTTCGTGCTTAGCCCAAAAGAAAAAACGCTGGGCATCTGTCGTTATGAGAATGGACGACTCACATTTCCCGAGGCACTCGCCACCGACGGGGAACCGGAAGCCTTTGAAATTGTGCGTCCCGATGCCAAACAACCACCGCAGATTGTTTGTCTCACGAAAGAAGGTTCGAAAAGTTCCAGTGCGGAAACGTTGCAATTCAAAGCCGATGGAACCACACAGGAACCTCAGGTGCAGGAAATCGAACTCCCCGGCACACCGCAGCGATTGGTGGCCGTCGATGTCGACCGGAACGACCGACCCGATTTCTTGGCGTTCTTTAGTCTGGGTCGATTGCCGGTGTTGTTGAGTGGAGACGATGACTTATCCGTCGTCAAGACAACCGGTGGAATCCAACTTGGGAATGTCTCATCAAGTGAATTGTTCGTGTTGCCTCCGAACACCGACAAAAACCGCGGTGCCCTGATTGTTGCTCGCGACGGATTCGCCCGCGAATTGGCCTTGGGCGAGGACGGTCAATGGAAAGTCGTCGATCAGTTCAACGCAACGGACTCGAACACGGAAATCGTCGGAG
This region of Thalassoroseus pseudoceratinae genomic DNA includes:
- the lepA gene encoding translation elongation factor 4, which produces MDPQFIRNFSIIAHIDHGKSTLADQFLLQTGAITEREFKAQLLDDLDVERSRGITVKARTVALRYEHKGQEYELNLIDTPGHVDFHYEVSRSLAACEGALLLVDAFQGVQAQTVANAYAAIEADLELVPVINKIDLPVVRIDEVMEEIETVLGLDPFESIKCSAKTGLGVQDVLGAIVERIPPPSGKPEDPLRALVFDSKYDGFRGVVTYVRVVEGTIEVGQKIQFMKAGTVNEVIELGQFRPHQVECDKLGPGQVGYILTGIKDLSTVHVGDTVCHPERKPEKALPGYQTPQQMVFCGMYPIDATDFEKLRGELQKLGMNDASFSFQPETSDALGFGFRCGFLGMLHMEIIQQRLEGEQNIDLIQTAPNVTYRIRNQQDEEIEIDNPQDVPDAGQIKEFLEPIARVTFIVPEENIGVLLQLCEDRRGVFKSTEYLGSTRAQITYELPLAEIVYDMYDKLKSATRGYGTMDYDVIGYGAADLVKMDILVKGVKVDALSTIVHRSNAEKRGRSLCKRLKEEISKHMFEIPLQAAIGSRVIARETISALRKNVTAKCYGGDITRKRKLWAKQKEGKKRMKQFGQVEIPQKAFLSVLDAGKDD
- the rimO gene encoding 30S ribosomal protein S12 methylthiotransferase RimO; this encodes MQQLPILDQSEPTQPMLVDAPEVADAKGRYAFVSLGCPKNLVDSEKMLGTLAMEGYSLVSEPDGADFVIVNTCGFIDSSREESKAVIREMLDLKAAGKTKGVIVAGCLPERLGAAGLREELSDIDHVVGVFGRDEIGQVADRFVQDVGQTERPSAEEMLDEQRNVFRPAPIQALDDRARLRITANHFAYLKISEGCDRTCTFCSIPSMRGKHVTKPIEMVVAEAEELAADGTKELILVAQDTTYYGLDLYGEVRLVQLLKELEKVEGIEWIRLMYLYPIHFTDELIDTIAESSKVIPYLDMPLQHISSRVLKRMQRRVNREQTIELVSKLRERIPNLVMRTTFVVGFPGETEEEFQELKDFVYESRFERMGVFPYSLEPGTPAVKLDGHLPEEVKQQRVDELMALQQDIAFAFGDTLVEYELDVLIDEELEPGLYAGRIYADAPEIDGTVFVQGENLPLGEFVPVEILERRGYDLIGVPASEEADED
- the ccsA gene encoding cytochrome c biogenesis protein, yielding MSSDAMDSNTNESTQATPAEPRMSGFGSTLHEILTAFASLKLTVALFALAIFIVLAGTLAQTDHGIWTVVSKYFRLETDATFDTTSVSAFTETSWEVITEMVHPKEWFVHVDMKLLFPPSFFAGQGRPELESPTDPVRLGTSILMGFGWMALLLLFMPKSWDWPTKLAVYLPMAIGYTAATAITNGIWFPKGWTVGVVMAFNLLAAHMIRFKVQGRGVAAISGSVLLGIGGLLTAWVINEGSNKDGLSSTGNFGAVEIWNVFLVSLVVIGAIIGYVGARLKTPVWPGRVFCWVIAAGFAATAAVLFVGIDETSVKNNYSGMRILWQLIKATLAAMVLLAGCSLLFKKRAGVVLLHGGIGLMMLSELLVGLSAVEARMTLREGQTLDYVFDIRRFELAVQHDPNEDDEEYNEVVVPEWMIKKSHRTGDTIANEKLPFEFVVKEFYENSDLRTAKPDDKNLATEGVGKQAFSFPMPISTGTDNASMVDMSAVYVDVIDKETKKSRGTWLFSLFLSEPQIIEVDGEQYGVTLRFHRIYKPYSMHLVDVSKTDYIGTNTPRDYRSEVQVYDKTRDLTSTVDIWMNNPLRFGGETFYQSGYDRNPRTGVETTTLQVVENRSWMIPYVSCMIVAVGMLAHFGAILLRFLDRRRREQNLPTMTSTATSAVTPELTKDDGLPTWIRIGVPVVLVVLWAGWLAGKARVPSPEEGQFNYYQFGEIPVVNEGRVKPIDTVARTTMRMLSGRQELIAEIEKDGETEEVRLPATKWLLDLMTLPEEELDHKIIRIDHPQVLTKLDLFERDRHLYSYVELKKKEDIINREVAAAEIIAQKKADEVAKREAKKQLAKAVGKDAKAAAEEAVENAKGDPSPFRSIYHNRLIDLQRRMSIVEERREMLKTVPFTGRMAINNLGLVTNLQDSQMLDTFPMLIFSPTVEKWQPYVLAASRLTLAELVEKDGIEETAREIARESLPQLLTEIEVSKVYDYLEMMRNRAAETVGEQAKQIPLSDLAKFELDRGSFKNIDGEWKQVMEAIVDAGPQGNATTVALKLPDGVVQKIFEEAIDTFPGENRESKIEDAATRMGERAQLLVKAVLRDLPSDSQSGEKSTNVLPRIIAAYEANEPKAFNEAVANYHAVVESKSPELPGKAKGNLDVERTDFEASFNQMAPDFYLMFPYLFAAILAMGAWLGWSRVLNASAFWLIAFTFVLHTLALWGRIYISGRPPVTNLYSSAIFIGWGCVVLGLVFELIWKIGIGNLAAGVAGCTTLWIAHLLTTEVLNEGGDTIKVLQAVLDTGFWLATHVVCITLGYATTYIAGLLGIAYVILGMFTPKLDSRLDRELTRMIYGTIAFSIFFSFVGTVLGGLWADDSWGRFWGWDPKENGALIIVLWNALVLHARWGGLVRDRGLAVLAIAGNIAVSWSWFGVNQLGKGLHSYGFTDGVIKTLFAVIFAHLLLIVAGTVPKTLWWSFAPTDGKPVSEDK